In one Streptosporangiales bacterium genomic region, the following are encoded:
- a CDS encoding VOC family protein: MTCHLLALCFDANDPLRLARFWAGVLGWETADDPHDGIALLPSDDTGFRIRFLPTQEQKVGPNQMHFDLTSTSLEDQQQTVARALGLGARHLDVGQLPEEGHVVLADPEGNEFCVIEPGNNFLADCGFVGALASDGSQEVGYFWSEALGWPLVWDQDQETAIRSPRGGPKITWGGPPLMPKTGKYRLHFDIAPPVHGDQQAEVDRLVSLGATRIDIGQGKVSWVVMADPDGHEFCVVTSR; this comes from the coding sequence ATGACCTGTCACCTCCTCGCGCTCTGCTTCGATGCGAACGACCCGCTCCGTCTCGCGCGCTTCTGGGCCGGCGTCCTGGGCTGGGAGACGGCCGACGACCCCCACGACGGCATTGCGCTCCTGCCGAGCGATGACACCGGGTTCCGGATCCGATTTCTGCCAACTCAGGAGCAGAAGGTCGGCCCGAACCAGATGCACTTCGATCTGACGAGCACGTCCCTCGAGGACCAGCAGCAGACGGTGGCGAGGGCGCTCGGACTCGGCGCCCGGCACCTCGACGTCGGTCAACTCCCGGAAGAGGGTCATGTGGTGCTCGCCGACCCCGAAGGCAATGAGTTCTGCGTCATCGAGCCGGGCAACAACTTCCTCGCCGACTGCGGATTCGTCGGAGCGCTGGCGTCCGACGGTTCGCAGGAGGTCGGGTACTTCTGGAGCGAAGCGCTGGGGTGGCCGTTGGTCTGGGACCAGGACCAAGAGACCGCGATCCGCTCGCCGCGCGGCGGGCCGAAGATCACCTGGGGCGGTCCGCCACTGATGCCGAAGACCGGGAAGTACCGACTGCATTTCGACATCGCTCCACCCGTCCACGGTGATCAGCAAGCGGAGGTCGACCGTCTCGTCTCCCTCGGGGCGACTCGCATCGACATCGGCCAGGGCAAGGTCAGCTGGGTGGTCATGGCCGATCCCGACGGCCATGAGTTCTGTGTGGTGACCTCGCGATAG
- a CDS encoding ATP-binding cassette domain-containing protein, with product MPDRNRVMSLIPALDLRGLTKRYGDQLAVDDLSLTVPAGSFYEMVGPNGAGKTTTLSMATGLLRPDAGSATVSCTAMRPGPTSPPAAPPQITPETDVPCLQLESTDRRCGAE from the coding sequence ATACCGGATAGAAATAGGGTCATGAGTCTCATACCGGCCCTGGATCTACGCGGGCTGACCAAGCGGTACGGCGATCAGCTCGCTGTCGATGATCTCTCGCTGACCGTCCCGGCCGGCTCGTTCTACGAGATGGTCGGCCCGAACGGAGCGGGCAAGACGACCACGCTGTCGATGGCGACCGGTCTGCTGCGCCCGGACGCCGGCAGCGCGACTGTGTCCTGTACGGCCATGCGGCCCGGTCCTACCTCACCGCCCGCCGCACCACCACAGATCACACCTGAGACCGACGTGCCCTGTCTGCAGCTTGAGTCAACAGATCGGAGGTGCGGAGCGGAATGA
- a CDS encoding MsnO8 family LLM class oxidoreductase: protein MRSAKECSPSSAVTKRYPTSCAHPPPRDLRRDADAPHPTTIRRRATARPAPGTSPAGRSPRHPSAEPTPRFPEASTVAQNVPLSILDLAPVVSGRTAGDALRNTVQLARCAEDLGYARYWLAEHHFAPGVASSAPAVTIALVASATSTIRVGSGAVQLGHQTAAAVVEQFGTLAAVFPGRIDLGLGRSGQRRTEATNGAGQTRPETEAPPPRARTVNGLLIPPPFSFARLAASPRLRAQAALLQQPGAHSPAYTEQVDDIRAFLRGTYRTPDGIDVHAVPGEGADLDVWILGSSGGESAAVAGSRGLPFAANYHVSPATVLEAVASYRAQFQPSAHAPRPYVMVSADVVVARDDETARELASPYALWVRSIRSGQGAIPFPTPKEAADHTWTDDDRALVADRLDTQFVGTPDTVTERLRTLQRATDADELLVTTITHDHDDRVRSFELLADAWRSSS from the coding sequence ATGCGTTCGGCGAAGGAGTGCTCCCCCAGTTCCGCAGTGACGAAGAGATACCCGACCTCTTGCGCTCACCCTCCGCCTCGTGACCTCAGGAGAGACGCCGATGCCCCGCACCCGACGACCATCCGCCGCCGCGCGACGGCTCGTCCTGCGCCGGGGACATCCCCAGCCGGCCGTTCCCCGCGTCACCCGTCCGCTGAGCCGACACCACGTTTCCCGGAGGCATCCACCGTGGCACAGAACGTCCCGCTCTCCATCCTCGATCTCGCCCCCGTGGTGTCCGGCCGCACCGCGGGCGACGCGTTACGCAACACCGTCCAGCTCGCTCGCTGTGCCGAGGACCTCGGGTACGCGCGCTACTGGCTCGCCGAGCACCACTTCGCGCCCGGTGTTGCGAGCTCGGCGCCTGCCGTCACGATCGCCCTGGTCGCGTCGGCGACGAGCACGATCAGGGTCGGTTCGGGTGCCGTCCAGCTCGGCCATCAGACGGCAGCGGCCGTGGTGGAACAGTTCGGCACGCTCGCCGCGGTGTTCCCCGGCCGGATCGACCTCGGCCTCGGCCGGTCGGGGCAACGCCGTACCGAGGCCACGAACGGCGCCGGCCAGACTCGACCGGAGACCGAAGCGCCGCCGCCCCGGGCGAGGACGGTGAACGGTCTGCTCATCCCACCCCCGTTCTCGTTCGCGCGGCTCGCGGCGTCACCACGGCTGCGGGCCCAGGCGGCTCTGCTGCAGCAGCCGGGCGCACACTCCCCCGCGTACACCGAGCAAGTCGACGACATCCGGGCGTTCCTGCGCGGCACCTACCGCACTCCCGACGGCATCGACGTGCACGCCGTGCCGGGCGAGGGCGCCGACCTCGACGTCTGGATCCTCGGCAGCAGCGGCGGCGAGAGCGCCGCCGTGGCCGGCAGCCGGGGCCTGCCGTTCGCGGCCAACTACCACGTCAGCCCGGCGACGGTACTGGAGGCGGTGGCGTCATACCGCGCCCAGTTCCAGCCGTCCGCGCACGCGCCCCGACCGTACGTGATGGTGTCGGCCGATGTCGTGGTCGCCCGCGACGACGAGACCGCGCGCGAGCTCGCGTCGCCGTACGCCCTGTGGGTCAGGAGCATCCGCAGCGGCCAGGGCGCCATCCCCTTCCCCACACCGAAGGAGGCAGCCGACCACACCTGGACCGACGACGACCGCGCATTGGTCGCCGACCGTCTCGACACCCAGTTCGTCGGCACGCCCGACACGGTGACGGAGAGACTGCGCACCCTGCAACGAGCAACGGACGCGGACGAGCTCCTCGTCACCACCATCACGCACGACCACGACGACCGCGTCCGCTCCTTCGAACTCCTCGCCGACGCCTGGCGGAGCAGCTCCTGA
- a CDS encoding LLM class flavin-dependent oxidoreductase, with protein sequence MSSREPSFHWFLPTGGDDRILGRSSHGVGIGDGVPDNGAPSAHRPATLDYLTTLARAVDSLGYDGVLTPTGAHCEDAWLTTAALIAATRRVKFLVALRPGLLSPVLAAHMAGTFQRLSSGRLLLNVVIGSSTAEQRGYGDPLDHDERYRRADEFLAVVRRALSGLPFDHYGTHYTVDGGLLREPPDPLPRVYFGGSSAPALQVAARHADVYLTWGEPVADVAEKIARVRELAAEEGRDVRFGIRLHVITRDTSREAWDDAARLIESLDDTTVRQRQAAMRRLESVGQRRMLDLHAGDRRGLVVAPNLWAGIGLVRGGAGTALVGSHYEVAERIDDYRAAGIDEFVFSGYPHLEEAYAFGEGVLPQFRSDEEIPDLLRSPSAS encoded by the coding sequence ATGTCGTCTCGTGAGCCGTCCTTCCACTGGTTCCTGCCGACCGGTGGCGACGACAGGATCCTCGGCCGGTCGTCGCACGGTGTCGGCATCGGCGACGGCGTGCCAGACAACGGCGCGCCGTCCGCGCATCGACCCGCGACGCTCGACTACCTCACCACGCTGGCACGCGCCGTCGACTCACTCGGCTACGACGGCGTCCTGACACCGACCGGGGCTCATTGCGAGGACGCGTGGCTGACCACCGCCGCACTGATCGCCGCGACACGGCGGGTGAAGTTCCTCGTCGCGCTGCGTCCCGGTCTCCTCTCCCCGGTGCTGGCCGCCCACATGGCGGGGACGTTCCAGCGCCTGTCCTCCGGACGGCTGCTGCTCAACGTCGTCATCGGCAGCAGTACGGCGGAGCAGCGCGGGTACGGGGATCCGCTCGACCACGACGAGCGGTACCGGCGTGCCGACGAGTTCCTCGCCGTGGTGCGCCGGGCCCTGTCCGGTCTGCCGTTCGACCACTACGGCACCCACTACACCGTCGACGGCGGGCTGCTCAGGGAGCCGCCCGACCCACTCCCTCGGGTCTACTTCGGCGGATCCTCTGCGCCCGCGTTGCAGGTAGCCGCCAGGCACGCCGACGTCTACCTCACCTGGGGTGAGCCCGTCGCCGACGTGGCCGAGAAGATCGCGCGCGTCCGCGAGCTCGCCGCCGAAGAGGGGCGCGACGTGCGGTTCGGCATCCGCCTCCACGTGATCACGCGAGACACGTCGCGCGAGGCATGGGACGACGCAGCCAGGCTGATCGAGTCGCTGGACGACACGACGGTCCGGCAGCGGCAGGCGGCGATGCGGCGGCTGGAGTCCGTCGGGCAGCGCCGCATGCTCGACCTGCACGCCGGGGACCGGCGCGGACTCGTCGTCGCGCCGAACCTGTGGGCCGGGATCGGCCTCGTCCGCGGCGGCGCGGGCACCGCACTCGTCGGCAGCCACTACGAGGTCGCGGAACGCATCGACGACTACCGTGCCGCCGGCATCGACGAGTTCGTCTTCTCCGGGTACCCGCACCTGGAGGAGGCCTATGCGTTCGGCGAAGGAGTGCTCCCCCAGTTCCGCAGTGACGAAGAGATACCCGACCTCTTGCGCTCACCCTCCGCCTCGTGA
- a CDS encoding flavin reductase yields the protein MTSVLSSEDGPVDGTVDADSFRRLFRHHAAPVAVIMTGGASPVGFTATSLVPLAADPPLVSFNIGRDSSSWPTVERAEHLSVNLLAAGQHDVATVFATSGIDRFAAITHWRRGPHGLPVLDDSLAWLALRVRGRVDAGDHAVVVADVIRAEHTPAAPLLYHRGRYTSVLDAP from the coding sequence ATGACCAGCGTGCTCTCGTCCGAAGACGGCCCGGTGGACGGCACCGTCGACGCGGATTCGTTCAGGCGGCTGTTCCGCCACCACGCCGCTCCCGTCGCGGTCATCATGACCGGAGGCGCGAGCCCGGTGGGGTTCACGGCGACCTCGCTGGTGCCGTTGGCGGCCGACCCTCCGCTGGTGAGCTTCAACATCGGTCGCGACTCGTCGAGCTGGCCCACGGTCGAGCGTGCCGAGCACCTCAGCGTCAACCTGCTCGCCGCCGGACAGCACGACGTGGCAACGGTGTTCGCGACGAGCGGCATCGACCGCTTCGCCGCGATCACCCACTGGCGACGCGGACCGCACGGCCTCCCCGTACTCGACGACTCGCTCGCCTGGCTCGCGCTACGGGTGCGCGGTCGCGTCGATGCCGGCGATCATGCGGTCGTCGTCGCCGACGTCATCCGCGCCGAGCACACCCCGGCCGCACCGCTGCTGTACCACCGCGGCAGGTACACGTCCGTCCTGGACGCGCCATGA
- a CDS encoding NADPH-dependent oxidoreductase, translating into MSQVDDGVVKVVELIGNPRPSSRTRALADAIRRALIGELMARAPATYETQVLELGELVGVTFDPEPVRGRAAVADPFGPVRAARLLIVATPTYKATYSGLLKIFLDQFSHGDLADAVAVPVAIAAAEEHRQSVQANLRDLLVELGASVPAPAVAVLEPELESRTVGDIAAEWVHRYGSVVADVLRHLAHEAQAVERR; encoded by the coding sequence ATGAGCCAGGTGGACGACGGAGTCGTCAAGGTCGTCGAGCTGATCGGCAACCCGCGACCGAGTTCACGGACCCGAGCACTCGCCGACGCGATCCGCCGCGCGCTCATCGGCGAGCTCATGGCGCGGGCGCCGGCGACGTACGAGACCCAGGTGCTGGAGCTGGGTGAGCTCGTCGGCGTCACGTTCGACCCAGAACCGGTGCGGGGCAGAGCGGCCGTTGCCGACCCGTTCGGACCGGTGCGGGCCGCACGCCTGCTCATCGTCGCGACGCCGACGTACAAGGCGACGTACAGCGGCCTGCTGAAGATCTTCCTCGACCAGTTCTCGCACGGCGACCTGGCCGACGCCGTCGCGGTGCCGGTCGCCATCGCGGCAGCCGAGGAGCACCGGCAGTCCGTGCAGGCGAACCTGCGCGACCTGCTGGTCGAGCTCGGGGCGAGCGTGCCGGCACCGGCGGTCGCCGTCCTCGAGCCCGAGCTCGAGTCGCGAACGGTCGGAGACATCGCCGCCGAGTGGGTGCATCGCTACGGCAGCGTCGTCGCCGACGTGCTCCGGCACCTGGCCCACGAGGCGCAGGCGGTGGAGCGGCGATGA
- a CDS encoding NtaA/DmoA family FMN-dependent monooxygenase (This protein belongs to a clade of FMN-dependent monooxygenases, within a broader family of flavin-dependent oxidoreductases, the luciferase-like monooxygenase (LMM) family, some of whose members use coenzyme F420 rather than FMN.), translating into MTARPKQIILAAHFPGVNNHTVWQDPNAGSQIDFSSFVHLAQTAERGLFDFFFLAEGLRLREQRGRLYDLDVVGRPDTFTVLGALAAVTTRLGLAGTINATFNEPYEIARQFSTLDHLSGGRAAWNVVTSSDAFTGENFRRGGYLDHSQRYERAAEFVRTARELWDSWAQDALVADPSAGVFVSEGDAGAFEHAGVQFDIAGHFTVPRSPQGHPVIIQAGDSDAGRGFAAATADAVFTRHGTLEEGRAFYADVKSKAAAYGRSPDDVKILPGVSFVLGDTESEAHERTRHIRRQQVSPQTAIALLEQLRNRDLSEYDPDGPLPADDPRVSDDTIIKGRARQHDDRVETARRWRAVAEEKKLGIRDLVIEVTDRQRFVGTPARVAEELDTFVQSDASDGFILVPAGLDEFVDKVVPLLQERGVFRTEYTASTLRGHLGLGPPRLSTPSTGVAVSA; encoded by the coding sequence ATGACCGCACGACCCAAGCAGATCATCCTCGCCGCGCACTTCCCCGGCGTGAACAACCACACGGTCTGGCAGGACCCGAACGCCGGCAGCCAGATCGACTTCTCGTCGTTCGTGCACCTCGCGCAGACCGCCGAGCGCGGTCTCTTCGACTTCTTCTTCCTCGCCGAAGGCCTGCGCCTGCGCGAGCAGCGCGGTCGCCTCTACGACCTCGACGTCGTCGGGCGCCCCGACACGTTCACGGTCCTCGGCGCACTGGCGGCGGTGACGACGAGACTCGGCCTCGCCGGCACGATCAACGCGACGTTCAACGAGCCGTACGAGATCGCCCGGCAGTTCTCTACGCTGGATCACCTGTCCGGCGGGAGGGCCGCCTGGAACGTCGTCACGTCCTCCGACGCGTTCACGGGCGAGAACTTCCGGCGCGGCGGCTACCTCGACCACTCCCAGCGCTACGAACGCGCCGCCGAGTTCGTCCGGACCGCGCGCGAGCTCTGGGACTCCTGGGCCCAGGACGCGCTCGTCGCCGACCCGTCCGCGGGAGTGTTCGTGTCCGAGGGTGACGCCGGGGCGTTCGAGCACGCCGGCGTCCAGTTCGACATCGCCGGCCACTTCACCGTGCCACGCAGCCCGCAGGGGCACCCGGTGATCATCCAGGCCGGCGATTCCGACGCCGGCCGCGGGTTCGCCGCCGCGACTGCGGACGCGGTGTTCACCAGGCACGGCACGCTCGAGGAGGGCAGGGCGTTCTACGCCGACGTCAAGTCCAAGGCGGCTGCGTACGGACGGTCGCCCGATGACGTCAAGATCCTCCCCGGAGTCTCCTTCGTGCTCGGCGACACCGAGAGCGAGGCACACGAGCGCACCCGGCACATCCGCCGCCAGCAGGTCAGCCCACAGACGGCGATCGCGTTGCTCGAACAGCTGCGGAACCGGGACCTGTCCGAGTACGACCCGGACGGCCCGCTGCCCGCGGACGACCCGCGGGTGTCGGACGACACGATCATCAAGGGTCGCGCGCGGCAGCACGACGACCGCGTGGAGACCGCGCGCCGGTGGCGCGCCGTCGCGGAGGAGAAGAAGCTCGGCATCAGGGATCTGGTGATCGAGGTGACCGACCGGCAGCGCTTCGTCGGGACGCCGGCACGGGTCGCCGAGGAGCTCGACACGTTCGTGCAGAGCGACGCCTCCGACGGGTTCATCCTGGTGCCGGCAGGGCTCGACGAGTTCGTCGACAAGGTCGTGCCGCTGCTGCAGGAACGTGGCGTGTTCCGCACCGAGTACACCGCGTCGACCCTGCGCGGTCACCTCGGACTCGGGCCACCCCGCCTGTCCACGCCGTCGACCGGTGTGGCGGTGTCGGCATGA
- a CDS encoding LLM class flavin-dependent oxidoreductase — MTRSTPLHLAVALDGAGWHPAAWRSPGARPGDLFTADYWRDLVTTAERGSLDFVTIEDSLGPRSSRRDGVDDRTDHVRGRLDAALLAARVAPLTSHIGLVPTVTTTHTEPFHVSTALATLDFASKGRAGWQVKVSASATEAAHFGRRRIPPIDHERRHDPETVRAITQLFGEAADTVEVVRRLWDSWEDDAVIRDVTTGRFVDRDKLHYVDFAGDWFSVRGPSITPRPPQGQPVVTALAHAEAAYLLAARAADVVFVTPHDIEEADAAVSAVRDAERAAGRDGEPLRVFVDLVVFVDTDDETAGRRKALLDELDGAEYASDAAVFVGTADRLADLLTTWRRVGVDGFRLRPGVLPHDLTALTERLVPALQARDAFRRHYEQSTLRGLLGLTRPASRYTAAAATPAT, encoded by the coding sequence ATGACACGTTCAACTCCACTTCATCTCGCTGTCGCTCTCGACGGCGCGGGCTGGCATCCGGCGGCATGGCGTTCGCCGGGTGCCAGGCCGGGCGATCTCTTCACCGCCGACTACTGGCGCGACCTCGTCACGACCGCCGAGCGTGGGTCGCTCGACTTCGTCACGATCGAGGACTCCCTCGGACCGCGGTCGTCCAGGCGCGACGGCGTCGACGATCGCACCGACCACGTGCGCGGACGGCTGGACGCCGCACTCCTGGCGGCGCGGGTGGCGCCGCTCACGTCGCACATCGGCCTCGTCCCCACCGTGACCACCACCCACACGGAGCCGTTCCATGTCTCGACGGCGCTGGCGACGCTCGACTTCGCCAGCAAGGGCCGCGCCGGCTGGCAGGTCAAGGTGTCCGCTTCGGCCACGGAGGCGGCACACTTCGGCCGTCGCCGGATCCCGCCGATCGATCACGAACGCCGACACGACCCCGAGACAGTCCGTGCGATCACACAGCTGTTCGGCGAGGCCGCCGACACGGTCGAGGTGGTGCGCCGGCTGTGGGACAGCTGGGAGGACGACGCGGTGATCAGAGACGTGACGACGGGACGATTCGTCGACCGCGACAAGCTGCACTACGTCGACTTCGCCGGCGACTGGTTCAGTGTGCGGGGACCCTCCATCACGCCACGACCACCACAGGGGCAACCCGTCGTCACGGCACTCGCCCATGCGGAGGCGGCGTACCTGCTCGCCGCGCGGGCGGCCGACGTCGTGTTCGTGACCCCGCACGACATCGAAGAGGCGGACGCCGCCGTGAGTGCGGTACGCGACGCCGAGCGCGCGGCCGGTCGAGACGGCGAGCCACTGCGCGTCTTCGTGGACCTCGTGGTGTTCGTCGACACGGACGACGAGACGGCCGGACGGCGCAAGGCGCTTCTCGACGAGCTCGACGGCGCGGAGTACGCGTCCGACGCGGCGGTCTTCGTCGGCACGGCCGACCGGCTCGCCGATCTCCTCACCACGTGGCGGCGCGTGGGGGTCGACGGCTTCCGGCTGCGGCCCGGCGTCCTCCCGCACGACCTCACCGCCCTCACCGAACGGCTCGTGCCGGCGCTCCAGGCCCGCGATGCCTTTCGGCGCCACTACGAGCAGAGCACGTTGCGGGGCCTGCTCGGCCTCACCCGACCGGCGAGCCGCTACACCGCCGCAGCGGCCACGCCGGCGACCTGA
- a CDS encoding sulfurtransferase has translation MSTHTSGQQLHALLHDDGEVAVVDLRSPLRHENGHIAAASNIPYQVLEHRIVAAVPRRDTPVVLAGEPRLDDKGARMLERLGYRDVHLLDGGLEGWRRFGGRIYTGTNVRSKALGEWVEHRFATPTVDAETLRKWQETGEDVVVVDSRTTQEYLHHHIPDGLHSGGGAELVYRIAEAVRDSDTRVVVNCQGRTRGIVGAQSLINTGLPNAVFSLRNGTPAWEQAGFTLATGEGERIGVPAELPPATVAWAERALAGLGVETLEPSRLHALLRDPATTYLLDVRTAEEYAAGHLPGSVSTPGGQLVQAADEHIVVRNSHVVLVDSPDRIRAANTAHWLRYLHRGPLSVVTSDIGVSPGDWGFTEASPPAVERVAWPELAEWLADGSDLRVFDLRHSDAYRAGHIEGSVHARRETLDRLVAEDDTGTIVLVGDATFAPEYVAADLSRGGANVRVLDGGVAAVEDELTRHVPVFAGDIEDTVGPPDVGPEREAWYRDYFAWELSLLEQTAGDPLFDFDGASP, from the coding sequence TTGTCGACACACACTTCAGGACAGCAGCTGCACGCTCTTCTCCATGACGACGGCGAGGTCGCCGTCGTCGACCTGAGGTCTCCGCTCCGTCACGAGAACGGTCACATCGCCGCCGCGTCGAACATCCCCTACCAGGTGCTCGAGCACCGGATCGTGGCGGCGGTGCCTCGTCGTGACACGCCGGTCGTCCTCGCCGGTGAACCCAGGCTGGACGACAAGGGAGCGCGGATGCTCGAACGTCTCGGGTATCGCGATGTGCATCTTCTCGACGGAGGTCTCGAGGGCTGGCGGCGCTTCGGCGGCCGCATCTACACCGGCACCAACGTGCGCAGCAAGGCGTTGGGGGAGTGGGTCGAGCACCGGTTCGCCACCCCGACGGTCGACGCGGAGACGCTGCGGAAATGGCAGGAGACCGGTGAGGACGTCGTGGTGGTCGACAGCCGCACCACGCAGGAGTATCTCCACCACCACATCCCCGACGGGCTCCACTCCGGCGGCGGAGCGGAGCTCGTCTACCGCATCGCCGAGGCGGTGCGAGACTCCGACACCCGTGTCGTCGTCAACTGCCAGGGACGCACGCGCGGGATCGTCGGCGCGCAGTCACTGATCAACACCGGGCTGCCGAACGCGGTCTTCTCGTTGCGCAACGGCACACCGGCGTGGGAGCAGGCCGGGTTCACACTCGCCACGGGTGAGGGCGAACGTATCGGCGTACCCGCGGAGCTTCCGCCGGCCACGGTGGCCTGGGCGGAACGTGCCCTTGCGGGTCTCGGCGTCGAGACGCTGGAGCCCTCCCGGCTGCATGCCCTCCTTCGCGACCCGGCGACGACGTACCTCCTCGACGTCCGGACTGCCGAGGAGTACGCCGCCGGGCACCTGCCGGGCAGCGTGTCGACGCCGGGCGGGCAGCTCGTCCAGGCCGCAGACGAGCACATCGTGGTGCGCAACTCCCACGTCGTCCTGGTCGACTCACCCGACCGGATCCGGGCAGCGAACACGGCTCACTGGCTGCGGTACCTCCATCGCGGACCGCTGTCGGTCGTCACCTCGGACATCGGTGTCAGCCCGGGCGACTGGGGATTCACGGAGGCGAGCCCGCCGGCGGTAGAGCGAGTGGCCTGGCCCGAGCTCGCCGAATGGTTGGCCGACGGATCCGACCTGCGCGTCTTCGACCTGCGGCACTCGGATGCCTACCGCGCCGGTCACATCGAAGGGTCCGTGCACGCCCGCCGGGAGACGCTCGACCGGCTGGTCGCCGAGGACGACACGGGAACGATCGTCCTCGTGGGTGACGCGACCTTCGCACCCGAGTACGTGGCGGCCGACCTCTCCCGCGGCGGGGCGAACGTCAGGGTCCTGGACGGCGGCGTCGCGGCTGTCGAGGACGAGCTGACGCGACACGTCCCCGTCTTCGCCGGCGACATCGAGGACACGGTGGGTCCGCCCGACGTCGGACCCGAGCGGGAGGCGTGGTATCGCGACTACTTCGCCTGGGAGCTGTCGTTGCTGGAGCAGACGGCCGGCGACCCGCTCTTCGACTTCGACGGCGCCTCCCCATGA
- a CDS encoding EamA family transporter gives MEATLRWSLVTAIAPVAWGSNYFVTHQFLPAEYPLYGAVFRALPAGLLLLAVSRRLPRGSWWWKSLILGTLNMGAFFALVYLAAQLLATSIASTVMATSPMMMMLLAWALLAERPRVLPLAGAAIGIAGVALMLLTGVANVNEWGVLASLAAMVMSSVGYILAKRWSAGIDVLSLTSWQLIAGGAVLVPFALAVEGSPPVLDGTTIAAFGYVTVVATALAFAAWFAGLRHLPAATVGLVGLLNPVTGVLLGTVIAAESLTLQQLGGLVLVLAGILLGQSLGSRRSPTSAGARGFPAASTTRTPCGTGRGAGARGRGGRRLGDGRRGHGEAPSKSKSGSPAVCSSNDSSQAK, from the coding sequence ATGGAAGCTACTCTTCGATGGTCGCTGGTCACCGCGATCGCACCCGTCGCCTGGGGGTCGAACTACTTCGTCACCCATCAGTTCCTCCCGGCGGAGTACCCGTTGTACGGGGCGGTGTTCCGGGCGCTGCCGGCAGGACTGCTGCTCCTGGCGGTGAGCCGGAGGCTGCCACGCGGGTCGTGGTGGTGGAAGTCGCTGATCCTCGGCACGCTGAACATGGGAGCGTTCTTCGCCCTGGTCTACCTGGCCGCGCAGCTGCTCGCGACGAGCATCGCCTCGACGGTCATGGCGACCTCTCCGATGATGATGATGCTGCTCGCCTGGGCGCTGCTGGCCGAGCGCCCTCGGGTGCTGCCCCTCGCCGGCGCCGCAATCGGCATCGCCGGTGTCGCCCTGATGCTGCTCACCGGAGTGGCCAACGTGAACGAGTGGGGCGTGCTCGCCTCACTCGCGGCCATGGTGATGTCTTCCGTGGGCTACATCCTGGCGAAGCGATGGAGCGCAGGCATCGACGTCCTGTCGCTGACCTCGTGGCAGCTCATCGCCGGAGGAGCCGTACTCGTGCCGTTCGCTCTCGCGGTCGAAGGATCACCGCCCGTCCTGGACGGCACGACGATCGCCGCGTTCGGCTACGTCACCGTCGTCGCGACCGCGCTCGCCTTCGCCGCATGGTTCGCCGGGTTGCGCCACCTACCCGCCGCGACGGTGGGACTCGTCGGGCTGCTCAACCCCGTCACCGGCGTGCTCCTGGGCACCGTCATCGCCGCGGAATCGCTTACCCTGCAACAGCTCGGCGGACTGGTGCTCGTCCTCGCCGGCATCCTCCTCGGCCAGTCCCTCGGCTCCCGTCGCAGCCCTACATCGGCGGGAGCCCGAGGTTTCCCCGCAGCGTCGACGACTCGTACTCCCTGTGGAACAGGCCGCGGCGCTGGAGCTCGGGGACGAGGTGGGCGGCGACTCGGCGACGGGAGGCGCGGTCATGGGGAGGCGCCGTCGAAGTCGAAGAGCGGGTCGCCGGCCGTCTGCTCCAGCAACGACAGCTCCCAGGCGAAGTAG
- a CDS encoding MarR family transcriptional regulator, with protein MEGIVPAGEATVGLVNASLDHVARIQAEWARERPDLDVRPQGVIGRLHRLAGHLTEQLCVVYQRFGLGEGEFDVLAALRRAGKPYERAPGELAQFTMVTTGAMTKRIDRLERDGLVTRRQSASDGRGRVVALTTAGRKLIDRAFAEHMRNERRLLDDLTPDEAAQLEALLTTWLARLETPHPAKP; from the coding sequence ATGGAAGGTATTGTACCTGCCGGGGAAGCTACAGTGGGTCTCGTGAACGCCTCTCTCGACCATGTGGCGCGCATCCAGGCCGAATGGGCCCGCGAGCGCCCGGACCTGGACGTGCGCCCGCAGGGCGTGATCGGGCGCCTGCACCGGCTGGCCGGCCACCTCACCGAGCAGCTGTGCGTGGTCTACCAGCGGTTCGGACTCGGTGAGGGAGAGTTCGACGTCCTGGCCGCTCTCCGGCGCGCCGGCAAGCCGTACGAACGCGCTCCGGGTGAGCTCGCCCAGTTCACGATGGTCACGACCGGTGCGATGACCAAGCGGATCGACCGGCTCGAACGCGACGGGCTGGTCACCCGCCGCCAGAGCGCGAGCGACGGCCGCGGCCGGGTCGTCGCGCTCACCACGGCGGGCAGGAAGCTGATCGACCGCGCCTTCGCCGAGCACATGCGCAACGAACGGCGACTGCTCGACGACCTCACGCCGGATGAGGCCGCACAGCTCGAAGCGCTGCTGACCACCTGGCTGGCGCGCCTCGAGACGCCGCACCCGGCGAAGCCCTGA